In Thermoplasmata archaeon, the sequence CGTCAGGATGTCCGCACCCTCCGCTTGGACGGCGAACATCGTGCACGACTTAACCGCGTGACCGCCCACGATCACCGTGCATGCCCCGCACTGGCTCGTGTCGCACCCCACGTGCACTCCCTTCAGCTTGAGATGATCGCGCAGGAGGTCTACGAGCAGCAGCCGGGGCTCCACCCTCCGCTCCTGCCGCTTGCCGTTCACGGTCAGGGTGATGGGATGGGCGTTGCGTACGACTTGGACCGCGGGGCGCCGCGCCCGCGTCTTCGTGGGCCTCCGACCCTTCGTCGCACGAGGCTTGCGTCGGGGCATTCCATCAGCTCCGAGCCCGCGCGGCGGCCGTCTCGAGCGCCCGCCGTACCATGACGGCCACCATGGCCCGCTTGTACTCCGCGCTCCCGTGGAGGTCGGGGACGGGGCTCGACTCCTGCGACGCAAGTCGTCCCGCCTCCGCGAAGGTCGCCTCGTCGGGCGACTTTCCAGCCAAGAACGCCTCGGCTCGTGGCGCACGGATCGCGGTCGGGCCCACGGCGCCTAGCCCGAGCCGCGCTTCCACGATGGCTCCTCCCGGATTGAGCGCGAGCCGGGCGGACGCGGACACCGTGGCGAAGTCGCCCGTCTTGCGCTTCAGCTTCTGATAGGCGCTTCCCGAATGCGGAACGGGGGCCGGAAGCCGGATCTCCGTCAGGATTTCGTCCGGGTGCAACGCGGTCGCGAAGGTATCTTTGAAGAACTCGTCGATCGGGACCTGGCGCTCCCCCCGCGGCCCGGTCAAGGTGAGGTGAGCGTCCAACGCGAGGAGAGCCGCGCCCCAGTCGCCCGCGGGGTCGGCGTGCGCCAAGGAGCCGCCCACGGTCCCGAGGTTGCGTACCTGCGGGTCGCCGAGGCCCTTGACCACATCTCCCAGAATCGGATACCGAGTCTTGACCAGCTCGGCGTGTTCGAACTCGCGGTCCCGGACCATCGCGCCGATGGACAGGCCCTCTCCGTCTTCCCGCAGCGCGGACAGTTCCGAGATGCCGCCGATGTCGATCAGGAATTCCGGGTTCGCGAGACGCAGTTTCATGAGGGGTATGAGGCTCTGGCCGCCCGCGAGAATCTTGGCTCGATCTCCGTTCTTCCGGAGAAGCCGGACGGCCTCGGCGACGGACGTGGCCCGAGCGTACCCGAAGGCGTGCGGTTGCACCTTGCCGACCTCGCGCGGCCGCCCTACACG encodes:
- a CDS encoding (2Fe-2S)-binding protein; its protein translation is MPRRKPRATKGRRPTKTRARRPAVQVVRNAHPITLTVNGKRQERRVEPRLLLVDLLRDHLKLKGVHVGCDTSQCGACTVIVGGHAVKSCTMFAVQAEGADILTIEGLGTPGRMHPLQVAFKENLGLQCGYCTPGVVLAAAALLREHPSPSEEEVRVAISGNLCRCTGYRDIVRSVLSAAGRT
- a CDS encoding xanthine dehydrogenase family protein subunit M, yielding MQPHAFGYARATSVAEAVRLLRKNGDRAKILAGGQSLIPLMKLRLANPEFLIDIGGISELSALREDGEGLSIGAMVRDREFEHAELVKTRYPILGDVVKGLGDPQVRNLGTVGGSLAHADPAGDWGAALLALDAHLTLTGPRGERQVPIDEFFKDTFATALHPDEILTEIRLPAPVPHSGSAYQKLKRKTGDFATVSASARLALNPGGAIVEARLGLGAVGPTAIRAPRAEAFLAGKSPDEATFAEAGRLASQESSPVPDLHGSAEYKRAMVAVMVRRALETAAARARS